A stretch of the Meiothermus cerbereus DSM 11376 genome encodes the following:
- a CDS encoding 5-formyltetrahydrofolate cyclo-ligase: MNKAELRRWAKEVRKNLPVEELSQALNRHLARFLQEHRAGHILLYSAFGSELDPAGLQGLYPATYYLPRARAYQLEVHPLPCKLVKHKYGFWEPAAKTPRVEPDLLDAVLVPGLAFDPWGHRLGYGQGFYDRFLARLPPRTLTVGLVAEALLLPELPHDPWDVPVQFLATEQGVRPVLTAAQ, encoded by the coding sequence ATGAACAAGGCTGAACTCCGGCGCTGGGCCAAGGAAGTACGCAAAAACCTGCCAGTTGAGGAGCTTTCACAAGCGCTCAACCGGCACCTGGCGCGCTTCCTGCAGGAGCATCGGGCTGGGCACATTTTGCTCTACAGCGCTTTTGGCTCCGAGCTAGACCCCGCCGGGCTGCAAGGCCTTTACCCGGCCACCTACTACCTGCCCAGGGCGAGAGCCTACCAGCTCGAGGTGCACCCCCTGCCCTGCAAGCTGGTCAAACACAAGTATGGCTTCTGGGAGCCTGCTGCAAAGACACCCCGGGTGGAGCCCGACCTCCTGGATGCGGTGCTGGTGCCGGGGCTGGCCTTCGACCCCTGGGGCCACCGGCTGGGGTATGGGCAGGGCTTCTACGACCGCTTTTTGGCCAGGCTACCCCCCCGTACCCTGACGGTGGGCCTGGTGGCCGAGGCGTTGCTTCTGCCGGAGCTGCCCCACGACCCCTGGGACGTGCCGGTGCAGTTTCTGGCGACCGAGCAGGGAGTTCGTCCGGTGCTCACTGCCGCCCAGTAG
- a CDS encoding type II toxin-antitoxin system VapC family toxin yields the protein MNLLVDTNIISYAYNEHRLWEVYQPMLEGQQLLVAAQSVAELRFGALFKNWGERKRRRLEVLLSSFVVVHTDDEICTAWARVRSEALTKGRPIGAGDAWIAATARVLDIPLVTHNRRDFDFLENITLISENG from the coding sequence ATGAACCTGCTGGTGGATACCAACATCATCAGTTACGCCTACAACGAGCACAGGCTCTGGGAGGTCTATCAGCCGATGCTGGAGGGCCAGCAACTGCTGGTGGCCGCCCAGTCCGTGGCCGAGCTGCGCTTCGGGGCTTTGTTCAAGAACTGGGGCGAGCGCAAGCGGCGCCGCCTCGAGGTCTTGCTCAGTAGCTTCGTGGTGGTTCACACCGACGACGAGATCTGCACCGCTTGGGCCAGGGTTCGCAGCGAGGCCCTGACCAAAGGCCGCCCCATCGGTGCGGGCGACGCTTGGATCGCCGCTACCGCCAGGGTGCTGGACATCCCTTTGGTAACCCACAACCGCCGCGACTTCGACTTCCTCGAGAACATAACCCTCATTTCGGAGAACGGCTAG
- a CDS encoding M23 family metallopeptidase, producing the protein MRYWLFAFLTLCSLAFAQVTHTVQPGETLYRIAKQYSTTVEALQVLNQIGDPTQLRVGQVLRVSGQPSTALNRLTQAPAPIEALEWPRQTVQGHLAVIRITAPQAVQGEVRFLNNTYPIQQNRVLLPVPALQAPGVYPALLRLGQDVVRLEVRVVAGSFGRFVLQLPPERQALLVPERLRAERLRVVGSCDFNRPQQWRGPFRKPIQTNRITDPFGTRRSYDQGRTFSYHEGLDYGVPEGTPVYAPAPGVVGLAERLFVRGGAVTLDHGLGVCSGYWHLSRIVVQPGQTVQAGDLLGYSGNTGLSNGPHLHFEIRVRGIPTNPAPWFLSAP; encoded by the coding sequence ATGCGTTACTGGCTTTTCGCCTTCCTAACTTTGTGCTCCCTGGCTTTTGCCCAGGTCACCCACACCGTCCAACCCGGCGAGACCCTGTACCGTATCGCCAAGCAATACAGCACCACCGTGGAAGCCTTGCAGGTGCTCAACCAGATCGGCGACCCCACCCAGCTCCGGGTGGGGCAGGTGCTGCGGGTAAGCGGGCAGCCCAGCACCGCCCTCAACCGGCTCACCCAGGCGCCGGCCCCCATCGAGGCCCTCGAGTGGCCCCGCCAGACTGTGCAGGGCCACCTGGCGGTAATCCGCATCACCGCCCCACAAGCGGTACAGGGTGAGGTTCGCTTCCTGAACAACACCTACCCCATCCAGCAAAACCGTGTTCTCCTGCCCGTACCGGCCCTGCAAGCCCCTGGGGTCTACCCCGCCCTGCTGCGCCTGGGCCAAGATGTGGTTCGGCTCGAGGTTCGGGTGGTGGCCGGGAGCTTTGGGCGCTTTGTGCTGCAGCTCCCCCCCGAACGCCAGGCCCTGCTGGTGCCCGAGCGGCTGCGGGCCGAGCGCCTGCGGGTGGTGGGCTCCTGCGACTTCAACCGGCCCCAGCAGTGGCGTGGCCCCTTCCGTAAGCCCATCCAGACCAACCGCATCACCGACCCCTTTGGCACCCGCCGCAGCTACGACCAGGGGCGCACGTTTTCCTACCACGAGGGGCTTGACTACGGCGTCCCCGAGGGTACCCCGGTCTATGCCCCGGCCCCCGGGGTGGTGGGCCTGGCCGAGCGGCTCTTTGTGCGGGGGGGCGCGGTTACGCTCGACCACGGGCTGGGGGTGTGCAGCGGCTACTGGCACCTTTCGCGCATTGTGGTGCAGCCAGGCCAGACCGTGCAGGCGGGCGACCTGCTGGGCTACTCGGGCAACACCGGGCTTTCCAACGGGCCCCACCTGCACTTTGAAATCCGGGTACGCGGCATCCCCACCAACCCCGCCCCCTGGTTCTTGAGCGCTCCGTAA
- a CDS encoding HepT-like ribonuclease domain-containing protein, translating to MRHTNTPNPHLLLRVHLEQMQEAAQRILDYTAGMDFAAFSADPRTQDAVRYNLHRMGVVAAALHKSEREALTELPWRSILDLPDLVTHLHFGIQDEILWDLVTRALPYWLVVLEETLEQTP from the coding sequence ATGCGCCACACCAACACCCCCAACCCCCACCTGCTACTGCGGGTGCATCTCGAGCAGATGCAAGAAGCCGCCCAGCGCATCCTGGACTACACCGCCGGAATGGACTTTGCCGCCTTCAGCGCCGACCCCCGCACCCAGGATGCCGTGCGTTACAACCTGCACCGCATGGGCGTTGTGGCCGCCGCTCTGCACAAAAGCGAGCGCGAAGCGCTGACCGAACTACCCTGGAGAAGCATCCTGGATCTGCCCGACCTGGTAACCCACCTGCACTTTGGCATCCAGGACGAAATTCTCTGGGATTTAGTCACCCGCGCCCTGCCCTACTGGCTGGTGGTGCTGGAAGAGACCCTGGAGCAAACCCCCTGA
- a CDS encoding cobalamin-binding protein, translating to MRLVSLTCSNTEIVWALGCLDSLVGVDSHSDFPPQVTQLPRVGPDLQIDLDRVQALKPDLVLASLSVPGMERVVEGLAKRQIPHLVLDPQTLQDVYADIQQVARALGVEQRGQQVVWAMQQMMAQAKGSLPHWVRPPRVMVEWWPKPMIAAGKHSWVTQMLEALGAQNAFAHLEVRSKPLTPAEVEEAQPDLITVSWCGVRKLRPEVVLRRKLNIPALRHRQVFALEEAYLGRPGPRLAEGVKKLADLLRQVPVWQHGGRP from the coding sequence ATGCGCCTGGTGAGCCTGACCTGCTCCAACACAGAGATCGTCTGGGCCCTGGGCTGCCTGGATAGTTTGGTGGGGGTGGACAGCCACTCCGACTTTCCCCCCCAGGTGACCCAGTTGCCCAGGGTAGGGCCCGACCTCCAGATCGATCTGGACAGGGTGCAGGCCCTGAAGCCCGACCTGGTGCTGGCCAGCCTGAGCGTGCCGGGGATGGAGCGGGTAGTGGAGGGCTTGGCAAAGCGCCAAATTCCCCATCTGGTGCTCGACCCGCAGACCCTACAGGACGTCTACGCGGACATTCAGCAGGTGGCGCGGGCGCTGGGGGTGGAGCAGCGGGGCCAGCAGGTGGTATGGGCCATGCAGCAGATGATGGCCCAGGCCAAAGGCTCGCTGCCGCACTGGGTGCGCCCGCCCAGGGTGATGGTGGAGTGGTGGCCCAAGCCCATGATTGCCGCTGGGAAACATAGCTGGGTCACGCAGATGCTGGAAGCCCTGGGGGCCCAGAACGCCTTTGCCCACCTCGAGGTGCGTTCCAAGCCCCTCACCCCCGCCGAGGTGGAGGAGGCCCAGCCCGACCTGATCACGGTCTCCTGGTGCGGGGTGAGAAAACTGCGTCCGGAGGTGGTTTTGCGCCGCAAGCTAAACATTCCCGCCCTGAGGCATCGGCAGGTGTTTGCCCTGGAAGAAGCCTACCTGGGCCGTCCGGGGCCGCGCCTGGCCGAGGGGGTCAAAAAGCTGGCCGACCTGCTGCGGCAGGTGCCGGTCTGGCAGCACGGAGGCCGACCATGA
- a CDS encoding helix-turn-helix domain-containing protein: METTYFKLEPLLRQHKKTPLALAQVSGLSKTTVYNLVNNKAKAVELQTLDKLMAGLEQLLGRPVRFDEILEKRPSSKQERLTRLLKDAKPFCWKDVQRDLPPLTLEEKAENEAFMRLLEEARKTDLELSQVRDRRLLELFEPQKPRKKGAVPR; encoded by the coding sequence ATGGAAACCACCTACTTCAAGCTCGAGCCCCTGCTGCGCCAGCACAAGAAAACCCCTCTGGCGCTGGCCCAGGTCAGCGGGCTGTCCAAGACGACGGTGTACAACCTGGTCAACAACAAGGCCAAGGCGGTGGAACTCCAGACCCTCGACAAGCTAATGGCAGGCCTCGAGCAGCTCCTGGGCAGGCCCGTGCGCTTCGACGAAATTCTCGAGAAGCGCCCTTCCTCCAAGCAGGAGCGGCTGACCCGACTGCTGAAGGATGCCAAGCCCTTCTGTTGGAAGGACGTTCAGAGGGATCTGCCCCCCCTAACCCTGGAAGAAAAGGCCGAGAACGAGGCGTTCATGCGGTTGCTCGAGGAGGCCCGCAAGACCGACCTCGAGCTGAGTCAAGTGCGCGACCGACGGCTGCTCGAGCTTTTCGAACCGCAAAAGCCCCGCAAGAAGGGTGCGGTGCCCAGATGA
- a CDS encoding nucleotidyltransferase family protein, with the protein MRRGSVLAILEERLPGLAARYQIKSLYLFGSTARDEADSSSDVDFLVRLEQPTFENYIGLKHHLEDMLGSKVDLVSAKKVPAGLRPHLEADAVRLV; encoded by the coding sequence ATGCGCAGGGGAAGTGTGCTGGCTATCCTGGAAGAGCGCCTGCCAGGTCTGGCCGCACGTTACCAGATTAAGAGCCTGTACCTGTTCGGCTCCACCGCCCGCGACGAGGCCGACTCGAGCAGCGACGTGGATTTTCTGGTGCGTCTGGAGCAGCCCACCTTCGAAAACTACATCGGCCTCAAACACCACCTCGAGGACATGCTGGGCAGCAAGGTTGACCTGGTGAGCGCTAAAAAAGTGCCAGCCGGTTTGCGCCCGCACCTCGAGGCCGATGCGGTGCGGTTGGTTTGA
- a CDS encoding FmdB family zinc ribbon protein, translated as MPRYVYQNLETGEQYEFEQGFHDPAYTHHPETGAPIKRLIFAPAVVFKGSGWYIKDSKASTASSSSNAGSSCATGACSTAAD; from the coding sequence ATGCCCAGATACGTTTACCAGAACCTCGAGACCGGCGAGCAATACGAGTTCGAGCAGGGTTTTCACGACCCCGCCTACACCCATCACCCCGAAACCGGCGCACCCATCAAGCGCCTGATCTTTGCCCCGGCAGTGGTGTTTAAGGGCTCGGGCTGGTACATCAAGGATTCCAAGGCCTCGACCGCTTCTTCCTCGTCTAATGCGGGCTCGAGCTGTGCCACCGGTGCTTGCAGCACGGCAGCAGATTGA
- a CDS encoding serine hydrolase domain-containing protein — MSRAVHFFFALIGLSGAALAQTLCPPPAQAPHPSRPITGLSAPSLEPYDRVMQRLMERYHIPGGALAVAKDGRLVLSRGYGWADLQAKEPVQPGSLFRLASLTKPITAAAVLHLGEGLVLRGVYPNLNAFLSQKAFQIVQIRPYGGQIADPRLERITLRDLLQHSGGWHRGWAGDPMFRPTLSDIARAMQRPETLSSQELIGFMMGRPLQFAPGSRSAYSNLGYAVLGQVIEQLSGQSYQSYVRAMLQPLGIYSVRAGKTRLQDRLPGEVRYYDFPKAPLVRSVLDGSLVNRPYGEFYLEAHGANGGLVASAPDLVRFVVALEGLRPPALLSRETLAEMFRRPKLPQYEKNPRYYALGWGVRVPQPQALNPPPTRASGQGSSEPHTPAGQPPLVLTLPWKQLEWSHDGTFAGSRTLLLRLPNGVVLAALFNSRPWNDWSFIAELRRGLESATQAVQHWPDYDCF, encoded by the coding sequence ATGTCGCGTGCTGTACACTTTTTCTTCGCCCTGATCGGCCTGAGCGGGGCAGCCCTGGCCCAGACCCTTTGCCCACCCCCGGCCCAGGCGCCCCACCCGAGCCGCCCCATCACCGGCCTGAGCGCCCCCAGCCTCGAGCCCTACGACCGGGTCATGCAGCGGCTGATGGAGCGCTACCATATCCCCGGCGGGGCTCTGGCGGTGGCCAAGGATGGGCGGCTGGTACTCTCTAGGGGCTACGGCTGGGCCGATCTGCAGGCCAAAGAACCCGTGCAACCGGGCTCATTGTTTCGGCTGGCCAGCCTCACCAAGCCCATCACTGCGGCTGCGGTGTTGCACCTCGGCGAGGGCCTGGTGCTTCGGGGCGTCTACCCCAACCTGAACGCCTTCCTGAGCCAAAAAGCCTTCCAGATTGTCCAGATCAGGCCCTATGGCGGGCAGATCGCCGACCCCCGCCTCGAGCGCATCACCCTGCGCGACCTCTTGCAGCACTCGGGGGGCTGGCACCGGGGCTGGGCCGGCGACCCCATGTTCCGCCCCACCTTGAGCGATATTGCCAGGGCCATGCAGCGGCCCGAAACCCTGAGCAGCCAGGAGCTTATCGGCTTCATGATGGGCCGCCCACTCCAGTTTGCCCCCGGCAGCCGCTCGGCCTACTCCAACCTGGGCTATGCCGTGCTGGGACAGGTGATTGAGCAATTGAGCGGCCAGAGCTACCAAAGCTATGTGCGGGCGATGCTGCAACCGCTGGGCATTTACAGCGTGCGGGCCGGTAAAACCCGCCTGCAAGACCGCCTGCCGGGCGAGGTGCGCTACTACGACTTTCCCAAAGCCCCCCTGGTTAGGTCGGTACTGGACGGCAGCCTGGTCAACCGCCCTTATGGCGAGTTTTACCTCGAGGCCCATGGCGCCAACGGGGGCCTGGTGGCCTCGGCCCCCGATCTGGTGCGCTTTGTGGTGGCGCTGGAAGGCCTGCGCCCGCCTGCCCTGCTCTCGCGCGAAACCCTGGCCGAGATGTTCCGACGCCCCAAACTGCCCCAGTACGAAAAAAACCCGCGCTACTACGCCCTGGGCTGGGGGGTGCGGGTACCCCAGCCCCAGGCCCTCAATCCACCCCCGACCAGGGCCAGCGGACAGGGCAGCAGCGAACCCCACACCCCAGCGGGCCAGCCTCCCCTGGTGCTCACCTTGCCGTGGAAACAGCTCGAGTGGAGCCACGACGGAACCTTTGCCGGCAGCCGCACCTTGCTGTTACGCCTGCCAAACGGCGTGGTGCTGGCGGCTTTGTTCAACAGCCGCCCCTGGAACGACTGGAGCTTTATTGCCGAGCTGCGGCGGGGCCTCGAGAGCGCCACCCAGGCCGTGCAGCACTGGCCCGATTACGACTGTTTCTGA
- a CDS encoding WD40 repeat domain-containing protein produces the protein MYRWIGWLLCCSLALAQQPQQLLVGHRAPVGAVGFGPGGMLALGADSYVQLYRADGVFLRTLSGHADTVRALDFAPDGTLLSASSDTTLRLWNPQSGLLKGVLQGHRDQVWSARISPDGQQVLSGSADGELRLWDARGSSQSISMGRGWVYSLGPGPRENLWAAGGQDGVLLWNPKTGYRLPLLGQISVRAVAWGPKGQLASGDREGQIQLWDAEGRFVQQWKAHRLAVGALVWSDDGQLISGGQDGQIIFWDSNRPLKSLQTASVLSLALAGNQLLSGHDDGQARLWSREGLLLQTLKPPAASVTTLAYSPDGSWLASGGWDGEVWLWNRQGQPVRQLREATLEITALAFSPDGEHLAAGSRDGLTRIYQTTSGRLVQRLEAHGNGVGALAFAPNGRALATGGRDRLIRVWDWAKGQKALEFRAHESHLTGLAFSPDGRTLYSSSADESLAWWRLRPEGARLERRIMAHSRGIYGLALSPGGGLLATASHDQTLKLWDARSGKLLQTLTGHTEAAQALAFSPDEKRLASVGWDKTLRLWSVQGQLLQTTSGFVRPLYAVAWARDGRLAVGSGTLRQAGTIALFKP, from the coding sequence GTGTACAGGTGGATTGGCTGGCTTTTATGTTGCTCGCTGGCGCTGGCCCAGCAGCCGCAGCAGCTTCTGGTGGGACATCGGGCGCCGGTGGGCGCAGTTGGCTTCGGCCCGGGGGGTATGCTGGCCCTGGGCGCCGATAGCTATGTTCAGCTGTACCGCGCCGATGGGGTTTTTTTGCGTACCCTGAGCGGACACGCCGACACGGTGCGTGCGCTGGACTTCGCCCCAGATGGCACCCTGCTCAGCGCATCGTCCGACACCACGCTGCGGCTGTGGAACCCCCAGAGCGGTCTGCTGAAGGGTGTGCTGCAAGGCCACCGCGACCAGGTCTGGTCGGCCCGCATCAGTCCAGATGGTCAGCAGGTGCTGAGCGGCAGCGCCGACGGTGAGTTGCGCCTGTGGGACGCGCGAGGCTCGAGCCAGTCCATCTCTATGGGGCGCGGCTGGGTATACAGCCTCGGGCCTGGCCCCAGGGAAAATCTGTGGGCTGCCGGTGGACAGGATGGGGTGCTTTTGTGGAATCCCAAAACCGGCTACCGGCTGCCGCTTTTGGGGCAGATCTCGGTGCGGGCTGTGGCCTGGGGGCCGAAGGGACAGCTGGCCAGCGGCGACCGCGAGGGGCAGATCCAGCTTTGGGATGCTGAGGGGCGCTTTGTGCAGCAATGGAAAGCCCACCGCCTGGCGGTGGGGGCCCTGGTCTGGAGCGACGATGGGCAGCTCATCAGCGGGGGGCAGGATGGCCAGATTATTTTCTGGGACAGCAACAGACCCCTGAAAAGCCTGCAAACCGCCTCGGTGCTGAGCCTGGCGCTGGCTGGAAACCAGCTTCTGAGTGGGCACGACGATGGGCAGGCCCGGCTGTGGAGCCGGGAGGGATTGCTGTTGCAAACCCTAAAGCCCCCCGCCGCCTCGGTCACCACCCTGGCCTATAGCCCCGATGGAAGCTGGCTGGCCAGTGGGGGCTGGGACGGCGAGGTCTGGCTCTGGAACCGCCAGGGTCAGCCGGTGCGCCAGCTCCGCGAGGCCACGCTGGAGATTACCGCCCTGGCCTTTAGCCCGGACGGAGAGCACCTGGCCGCAGGCAGCCGCGACGGCCTGACCCGCATCTACCAAACGACCAGCGGGCGGCTGGTGCAGCGCCTCGAGGCCCACGGCAACGGGGTGGGGGCCCTAGCCTTCGCCCCCAACGGTCGGGCCCTGGCCACCGGCGGGCGCGATCGGCTTATTCGGGTTTGGGACTGGGCCAAAGGCCAGAAGGCACTCGAGTTCCGCGCCCACGAGTCGCACCTGACCGGCCTGGCCTTTAGCCCCGATGGCCGCACCCTTTACAGCAGCAGCGCCGACGAAAGCCTGGCCTGGTGGCGCTTGCGCCCCGAGGGGGCACGGCTCGAGCGCCGCATCATGGCCCACTCCAGGGGCATCTATGGCCTGGCCCTGAGCCCGGGCGGGGGCCTTTTGGCCACCGCCAGCCACGACCAGACCCTCAAGCTCTGGGATGCCCGCTCCGGTAAGCTGCTACAAACCCTGACCGGCCATACCGAGGCTGCCCAGGCCCTGGCCTTCTCGCCCGACGAAAAGCGGCTGGCCAGCGTGGGCTGGGACAAAACCCTGCGCCTGTGGAGCGTCCAGGGGCAGCTTTTACAAACCACCTCGGGTTTTGTACGGCCCCTTTACGCAGTGGCCTGGGCCCGCGACGGCAGGCTGGCCGTGGGCAGCGGCACCCTGCGGCAAGCCGGAACGATTGCGCTGTTTAAGCCATGA
- a CDS encoding cob(I)yrinic acid a,c-diamide adenosyltransferase, translated as MKIYTKTGDAGETGLYGADRVGKDHPRVEAYGTVDEANSAIGLARAALAGAHADIEADLEYIQNALFDLGADLATRAGGPYERNLARMDASDVEKLEALIDRYQEEAPPFTGFIHPGGHPAAAALHLARTIVRRAERRVVELMRHEEVNGEAMRYLNRLSDLLFTLARVVNRREGFAEDKWLVKKRR; from the coding sequence ATGAAAATCTACACCAAAACCGGCGATGCGGGCGAGACCGGCCTTTACGGGGCCGATCGGGTGGGCAAAGACCACCCCCGGGTGGAGGCCTACGGCACGGTGGACGAGGCCAACAGCGCCATCGGGCTGGCTCGGGCGGCCCTGGCAGGGGCCCACGCCGATATCGAGGCCGACCTCGAGTACATCCAGAACGCCCTCTTCGACCTGGGGGCCGACCTCGCAACCCGCGCGGGCGGCCCTTACGAGCGCAACCTGGCCCGCATGGACGCCAGCGACGTGGAAAAGCTCGAGGCCCTGATCGACCGTTACCAGGAAGAAGCCCCCCCGTTTACCGGCTTTATTCACCCCGGCGGCCACCCCGCCGCGGCAGCTTTGCATCTGGCCCGCACCATCGTCCGGCGGGCCGAGCGCCGGGTGGTGGAGCTAATGCGCCACGAAGAGGTGAATGGGGAGGCCATGCGCTACCTGAACCGGCTCTCGGATCTGCTCTTCACGCTGGCTCGAGTGGTCAACCGGCGCGAAGGCTTCGCCGAGGATAAGTGGCTGGTCAAAAAGCGTCGATAA